From the Lathyrus oleraceus cultivar Zhongwan6 chromosome 4, CAAS_Psat_ZW6_1.0, whole genome shotgun sequence genome, one window contains:
- the LOC127136442 gene encoding uncharacterized protein LOC127136442, which produces MKMHEPPSNMSTAVPFVPSISPFSSTSKHSSKDANMEEIHVMEMETDETASPPGKRSVFPSESDPNKLSLSSFSFGKPTYDRVIVGRVFGRNWKQVWQRRSSAMQVSKKGMTFEERARAKSIKTGFNERARAKSIKTGFKERMTELKEEIRLNKVEKRKKKEVSERRGFQNFLFSCVLCHSIRTV; this is translated from the exons ATGAAAATGCATGAACCTCCATCCAACATGTCAACCGCCGTGCCTTTCGTTCCCTCCATATCTCCCTTCTCTTCCACCTCAAAACA CTCAAGCAAGGATGCAAATATGGAAGAAATCCACGTCATGGAGATGGAGACTGACGAAACTGCCTCTCCTCCAGGGAAGAGATCTGTGTTTCCATCAGAATCAGATCCCAATAAACTGTCGCTTTCGTCTTTTTCATTTGGTAAACCTACCTACGACAGAGTGATTGTTGGGAGAGTCTTCGGGAGGAACTGGAAGCAGGTGTGGCAGAGACGGTCGTCGGCGATGCAAGTTAGCAAGAAGGGAATGACGTTTGAGGAGAGGGCGAGAGCGAAGAGTATTAAGACGGGGTTTAATGAGAGGGCGAGAGCGAAGAGTATTAAGACGGGGTTTAAGGAGAGGATGACGGAGTTGAAAGAAGAGATAAGGTTGAATAAGGTTGAGAAGAGGAAGAAGAAAGAGGTGAGTGAGAGACGTGGTTTCCAAAATTTCTTGTTTTCCTGCGTTTTGTGTCACAGTATTAGGACC GTTTAA